In the Pseudomonas sp. ADAK2 genome, one interval contains:
- the uraH gene encoding hydroxyisourate hydrolase, protein MGRLTTHVLDAAHGCPGSSIKVELYRVEGAQLELVASAITNSDGRVDAPLLQGDDYRSGVYQVQFHAGDYYRARGVQLPEPAFLDVVVLRFGISAEQDHYHVPLLISPYSYSTYRGS, encoded by the coding sequence ATGGGACGTTTGACTACACACGTTTTAGACGCTGCACACGGTTGCCCGGGCAGCTCGATCAAGGTCGAGTTGTACCGCGTTGAAGGCGCGCAACTGGAATTGGTCGCCAGTGCGATCACCAACAGCGATGGCCGTGTCGATGCGCCGCTGCTGCAAGGCGATGACTACCGCTCCGGGGTCTATCAGGTTCAGTTTCATGCGGGCGATTACTACCGCGCCCGTGGCGTTCAGCTGCCGGAACCGGCGTTCCTGGACGTGGTGGTGCTGCGCTTTGGCATCTCTGCCGAACAGGATCACTACCATGTACCGCTGCTGATTTCGCCGTACAGCTATTCGACCTACAGAGGAAGCTAG
- a CDS encoding ureidoglycolate lyase, translating to MRTLTIEPLTKEAFAPFGDVIETDGSDHFMINNGSTMRFHKLATVQTATPEDNAIISIFRADAQDMPLTVSMLERHPLGSQAFIPLLGNPFLIVVAPLGDEPVSGLVRAFVTNGRQGINYHRGVWHHPVLTIEKRDDFLVVDRSGTGNNCDEHFFKEDERLILAPHQ from the coding sequence ATGCGCACACTGACGATTGAACCGCTGACCAAAGAAGCTTTCGCCCCTTTCGGTGACGTGATCGAAACCGACGGCAGCGATCACTTCATGATCAACAATGGTTCGACCATGCGCTTTCATAAACTGGCGACGGTGCAAACCGCCACGCCAGAAGACAACGCGATCATCAGCATCTTCCGCGCCGACGCGCAGGACATGCCGCTGACCGTCAGCATGCTGGAGCGTCACCCGCTGGGCAGCCAGGCTTTCATCCCGCTGCTCGGCAACCCCTTTCTGATCGTGGTCGCGCCACTTGGCGATGAACCTGTATCAGGCTTGGTCCGCGCCTTCGTCACCAACGGCAGGCAGGGCATTAATTACCATCGCGGCGTTTGGCACCATCCGGTGCTGACGATCGAAAAGCGGGATGACTTCCTGGTGGTTGATCGCAGTGGCACAGGCAATAACTGCGATGAGCATTTTTTCAAAGAGGATGAGCGTTTGATCCTTGCCCCCCACCAATAA
- a CDS encoding NCS2 family permease yields the protein MESRKSEAPTLDLSPPLRNGWLERLFKLSLHGTTVKTELIAGLTTFITMAYIIFVNPNIMADAGIDHGAAFVATCIAAALGCLLMGLYANWPVGLAPGMGLNAFFTYTVVGTMGYNWETALGAVFVSGVLFMILTFSKIREWLLNSIPVSLRYAMGAGVGLFLGIIGLKTAGIIVASPATLIKLGSLREPGPLLAAICFLMIAVLSYHKVFGAILISIITVTAAGWGLGLVHYEGIMSAPPSLAPTWMAMNIAGVFNVSMISVVLAFLFVHMFDTAGTLMGVAQRANLVNADGRIENLSRAMKADSASSVFGAMVGVPPVTSYVESAAGVAAGGRTGLTAVTVGVLFIAAMFFAPLAGMIPAYATAGALIYVAMLMMSGMAHIEWDEATDSIPAIVTAIMMPLTFSVADGIALGFITYVVLKAGTGKYKEISISLWVLCAIFIAKFIFL from the coding sequence GTGGAAAGCCGCAAATCCGAAGCCCCGACGCTGGACCTCTCGCCGCCATTACGCAATGGCTGGCTGGAACGCCTCTTCAAACTCAGCTTGCATGGCACCACGGTGAAGACCGAGTTGATTGCCGGTCTGACAACCTTCATCACGATGGCTTACATCATCTTCGTCAACCCGAACATCATGGCTGACGCTGGCATCGATCACGGTGCCGCGTTCGTCGCCACCTGTATCGCTGCTGCGTTGGGCTGCCTGTTGATGGGCCTGTACGCCAACTGGCCGGTCGGCCTGGCGCCGGGCATGGGCCTGAACGCGTTCTTCACCTACACCGTGGTCGGCACCATGGGCTACAACTGGGAAACGGCCCTCGGCGCGGTGTTTGTGTCCGGTGTGTTGTTCATGATCCTGACCTTTTCGAAGATTCGCGAATGGCTGCTCAACAGCATTCCGGTCAGCCTGCGCTACGCCATGGGCGCCGGGGTCGGACTGTTCCTGGGGATCATCGGCCTGAAAACCGCCGGCATCATCGTTGCCAGCCCGGCCACCCTGATCAAGCTCGGTTCCCTGCGCGAACCCGGTCCGCTGCTGGCCGCCATCTGCTTCCTGATGATCGCCGTACTCAGCTACCACAAGGTTTTCGGCGCGATCCTCATCAGCATCATCACTGTGACCGCCGCCGGCTGGGGCCTGGGCCTCGTCCATTACGAAGGCATCATGTCCGCGCCGCCGAGCCTGGCCCCGACCTGGATGGCCATGAATATCGCCGGCGTGTTCAACGTCAGCATGATCAGCGTGGTGCTGGCGTTCCTTTTCGTGCACATGTTCGACACCGCCGGCACCTTGATGGGTGTGGCCCAACGCGCCAACCTGGTGAACGCTGACGGTCGCATCGAAAACCTCTCCCGCGCGATGAAAGCCGACAGCGCCTCCAGCGTTTTCGGGGCGATGGTCGGTGTCCCTCCAGTCACAAGCTATGTGGAAAGTGCCGCGGGTGTCGCCGCGGGTGGTCGGACTGGTCTTACCGCCGTGACCGTAGGTGTGCTATTTATTGCCGCGATGTTCTTCGCACCGCTGGCTGGCATGATTCCGGCTTATGCCACCGCCGGCGCGCTGATTTATGTGGCGATGCTGATGATGAGCGGCATGGCTCACATCGAATGGGATGAAGCGACCGACAGCATTCCGGCGATCGTCACCGCGATCATGATGCCGCTGACCTTTTCGGTCGCCGACGGCATCGCACTGGGCTTTATCACTTATGTGGTGCTGAAGGCCGGCACCGGTAAGTACAAGGAAATTTCCATCAGTCTGTGGGTGCTCTGCGCGATCTTCATCGCCAAGTTCATTTTCTTGTAA
- a CDS encoding outer membrane protein OmpK, with protein MKRTCTSLMLAGSLLAGGQAIAGDLLQWQNNSLTYLYGKDFKVNPHIQQTVTFEHADGWKYGDNFFFVDKIFYNGDKDFNVGPNTYYGEFSPRISLGKVLDQKIEFGPIKDVLLAMTYEFGEGDTESYLIGPGFDLAIPGFDYFQLNFYQRQTEGPRAGDNVWQITPVWSYTIPVGDSNILIDGFMDWVVDNDSNSHGDYHANLHFNPQVKYDLGKALNFGEKQLYVGVEYDYWKNKYGIDDTRAFTTNQNVTSFLVKFHF; from the coding sequence ATGAAACGTACGTGCACCAGCCTGATGCTCGCGGGATCCTTGCTGGCCGGGGGCCAGGCGATAGCCGGCGACTTGCTGCAATGGCAGAACAACAGCCTGACCTACCTGTATGGCAAGGACTTCAAGGTCAACCCGCACATTCAGCAAACCGTCACTTTCGAGCACGCTGATGGCTGGAAATATGGGGATAACTTCTTCTTCGTCGACAAGATCTTCTACAACGGCGACAAGGACTTCAACGTCGGCCCGAACACCTACTACGGTGAGTTCAGCCCGCGTATTTCCCTGGGCAAGGTGCTCGACCAGAAGATCGAGTTCGGCCCGATCAAGGACGTGCTGCTGGCGATGACGTACGAGTTCGGTGAAGGCGATACCGAGTCTTACCTGATCGGTCCAGGCTTCGACCTGGCGATTCCCGGTTTCGACTACTTCCAGCTGAACTTCTACCAGCGTCAAACCGAAGGCCCGCGCGCCGGTGACAACGTCTGGCAGATCACCCCGGTCTGGTCCTACACCATTCCGGTCGGCGACTCGAACATCCTGATCGATGGTTTCATGGACTGGGTGGTCGACAACGACTCCAACTCCCATGGCGACTACCACGCCAACCTGCACTTCAACCCACAGGTCAAATACGACTTGGGCAAGGCGCTGAATTTCGGCGAGAAGCAGTTGTACGTCGGTGTGGAATACGACTACTGGAAGAACAAGTACGGGATCGACGACACCCGTGCGTTCACCACCAATCAGAACGTGACGAGCTTCCTGGTGAAGTTCCACTTCTGA
- the alc gene encoding allantoicase: MKAYAVPFEKFVNLADARLGTKIISVTDDWFADANRLFQPTPALWKEGVFDDNGKWMDGWESRRKRFEGYDSAVIRLGVPGSIKGVDIDTSFFTGNFPPSASLEACFLAEGEPTENTQWVEVLSAVELQGNSHHFHEINNDQAFSHLRFNIYPDGGVARLRVYGVPHRDWSAVGDNEQIDLAAALNGGRALACSDEHFGRMSNILNPGRGINMGDGWETARRRTPGNDWVIVALGHAGEVEKVIVDTLHFKGNYPDTCSIQGAFVKGGTDSQIETQSLFWRELLPAQKLEMHAEHTFAEQIKALGPITHIRLNVFPDGGVSRLRVLGKVAK, encoded by the coding sequence ATGAAAGCTTACGCCGTACCTTTCGAGAAGTTCGTCAACCTGGCCGACGCCCGCCTGGGCACCAAAATCATCTCGGTCACCGATGACTGGTTCGCTGATGCCAACCGCTTGTTCCAGCCGACCCCGGCCCTATGGAAAGAAGGCGTGTTCGATGACAACGGCAAGTGGATGGACGGCTGGGAATCGCGCCGCAAGCGCTTCGAAGGCTATGACAGCGCCGTGATCCGCCTGGGCGTACCGGGTTCGATCAAAGGCGTGGACATCGACACTTCATTCTTCACCGGCAACTTCCCACCGTCAGCCTCCCTGGAAGCCTGTTTCCTGGCTGAAGGCGAACCGACCGAAAACACCCAGTGGGTTGAAGTGCTGTCGGCTGTCGAGCTGCAAGGCAACAGCCATCACTTCCACGAAATCAATAACGACCAGGCCTTCAGCCACCTGCGTTTCAACATCTACCCGGATGGCGGCGTAGCGCGTCTGCGTGTGTACGGCGTGCCGCACCGCGACTGGTCCGCTGTGGGCGACAACGAGCAGATCGACCTGGCCGCAGCCCTCAACGGTGGCCGCGCCCTCGCCTGCTCCGACGAACACTTCGGCCGCATGAGCAACATCCTCAACCCGGGCCGTGGCATCAACATGGGCGACGGCTGGGAAACTGCGCGTCGTCGCACGCCGGGCAATGACTGGGTCATCGTCGCGCTGGGTCATGCCGGCGAAGTCGAGAAAGTCATCGTCGACACCCTGCACTTCAAAGGCAACTACCCGGACACTTGCTCCATTCAAGGTGCATTCGTGAAGGGTGGCACCGACAGCCAGATCGAAACCCAATCGCTGTTCTGGCGCGAACTGCTGCCGGCGCAGAAACTGGAAATGCACGCCGAACACACCTTCGCCGAGCAGATCAAGGCGCTGGGGCCGATCACCCACATCCGCTTGAATGTGTTCCCGGATGGTGGTGTGAGTCGCCTGCGCGTATTGGGCAAGGTCGCGAAATAA
- the puuE gene encoding allantoinase PuuE, with amino-acid sequence MSADYPRDLVGYGSNPPHPHWPGNARIALSFVLNYEEGGERNILHGDKESEAFLSEMVSAQPLQGARNMSMESLYEYGSRAGVWRILKLFKEFDIPLTIFAVAMAAQRHPDVIRAMVEAGHEICSHGYRWIDYQYMDEAQEREHMLEAIRILTELTGERPLGWYTGRTGPNTRRLVMEEGGFLYDCDTYDDDLPYWEPNNPTGKPHLVIPYTLDTNDMRFTQVQGFNKGDDFFEYLKDAFDVLYAEGAEAPKMLSIGLHCRLIGRPARLASLKRFIEYAKSHEQVWFSRRVDIARHWHETHPYQGAAQ; translated from the coding sequence GTGAGCGCTGACTACCCACGCGACCTGGTCGGTTACGGCAGTAACCCTCCGCACCCACACTGGCCGGGCAATGCCCGCATCGCCCTGTCCTTCGTGCTCAATTACGAGGAAGGTGGCGAGCGCAACATCCTGCACGGCGATAAAGAATCCGAAGCCTTCCTCTCGGAGATGGTCTCGGCGCAGCCGCTGCAAGGCGCGCGCAACATGAGCATGGAATCCCTTTACGAGTATGGCAGCCGTGCCGGCGTCTGGCGGATCCTCAAGTTGTTCAAGGAATTCGACATCCCGCTGACCATCTTCGCCGTCGCGATGGCCGCCCAGCGCCACCCGGACGTGATCCGCGCCATGGTCGAGGCCGGTCACGAGATTTGCAGCCACGGCTATCGCTGGATCGACTACCAGTACATGGACGAAGCCCAGGAACGCGAGCACATGCTCGAAGCGATCCGCATCCTCACCGAGCTCACCGGCGAACGCCCGTTGGGCTGGTACACCGGTCGCACCGGCCCGAACACCCGTCGGCTGGTGATGGAAGAAGGTGGTTTCCTCTACGACTGCGACACCTACGACGACGACCTGCCCTACTGGGAACCGAACAACCCGACCGGCAAGCCGCACCTGGTGATCCCGTACACCCTGGACACCAACGACATGCGCTTCACCCAGGTCCAGGGCTTCAACAAGGGCGACGATTTCTTCGAATACCTCAAAGACGCGTTCGACGTGCTGTACGCCGAAGGTGCCGAGGCGCCGAAGATGCTCTCGATCGGCCTGCACTGCCGCTTGATCGGCCGTCCGGCGCGTCTGGCCTCGCTCAAGCGCTTTATCGAATACGCTAAAAGTCATGAACAGGTGTGGTTCAGCCGTCGCGTCGACATCGCTCGCCACTGGCACGAAACCCACCCGTACCAAGGGGCTGCCCAATGA
- a CDS encoding urate hydroxylase PuuD — protein MEAHLLEWLNLSVRWVHMITGVAWIGASFYFVWLENNLNRVNPKSGLAGDLWAIHGGGIYHLEKYKLAPPTMPDNLHWFKWEAYFTWLSGIALLCVVFYSNPTLYLLAPGSSLTGPEGVALGIASLFVGWFVYSFLCDSALGKRPALLGFILFVLIIGAAYGFSKVFSGRGAYLHVGAIIGTIMVGNVFRIIMPAQRALVAAIAENRTPDPALPAKGLLRSRHNNYFTLPVLFIMISNHFPSTYGSQYNWLILAGIAVLAVLVRHYFNTRHDSHKFAWTLPVAAVGMICLAYVTGPAQMPSAPEVAKAPGTIEYQPLPETALGGGAKPAEAKPAAPAAAPAQASNQGPAFDKVHSVIQERCAVCHSAKPTSPLFSAAPAGVMFDTPQQIQQLAPRIQAQAVASQIMPLGNITQMTQQERDLIGAWINQGAQTN, from the coding sequence GTGGAAGCACATCTGTTGGAATGGCTGAACCTGAGCGTGCGCTGGGTTCACATGATTACTGGCGTGGCCTGGATCGGTGCGTCGTTCTATTTCGTCTGGCTGGAAAACAACCTCAATCGGGTCAACCCGAAAAGTGGTCTGGCGGGCGATCTGTGGGCGATCCACGGCGGCGGTATCTATCACCTGGAAAAATACAAACTGGCTCCACCGACCATGCCGGACAACCTGCACTGGTTCAAATGGGAAGCCTACTTCACCTGGCTGTCGGGGATCGCGCTGCTGTGCGTGGTGTTCTACTCCAACCCGACGTTGTACCTGCTGGCACCGGGCAGCAGCCTGACCGGCCCTGAAGGGGTTGCCCTGGGTATCGCCTCGTTGTTCGTCGGCTGGTTCGTCTACTCCTTCCTCTGCGACTCGGCTCTGGGCAAACGCCCTGCCCTGCTCGGCTTTATCCTGTTCGTGCTGATCATCGGCGCGGCCTACGGCTTCAGCAAAGTGTTCAGCGGCCGTGGTGCGTACCTGCACGTCGGCGCGATCATCGGCACCATCATGGTCGGCAACGTGTTCCGCATCATCATGCCGGCGCAACGCGCGCTGGTGGCGGCGATTGCCGAGAACCGCACGCCGGATCCGGCGCTGCCGGCCAAAGGTTTGCTGCGTTCGCGTCATAACAACTACTTCACCTTGCCGGTGCTGTTCATCATGATCAGCAACCACTTCCCGAGCACCTACGGCAGCCAATACAACTGGCTGATCCTGGCCGGGATCGCGGTGCTGGCGGTGTTGGTGCGTCATTACTTCAACACCCGTCACGACAGCCACAAGTTCGCCTGGACCCTGCCGGTCGCGGCCGTCGGCATGATCTGCCTGGCCTACGTGACGGGCCCGGCGCAAATGCCGAGCGCACCGGAAGTGGCCAAGGCCCCTGGCACCATCGAGTACCAGCCGTTGCCGGAAACCGCCCTCGGCGGTGGTGCCAAGCCTGCTGAAGCCAAACCTGCCGCGCCTGCTGCTGCACCGGCCCAAGCATCGAACCAGGGCCCGGCGTTCGACAAGGTGCACAGCGTGATTCAGGAACGCTGCGCCGTGTGCCACTCGGCCAAACCCACCAGCCCGCTGTTCAGTGCAGCACCGGCCGGTGTGATGTTCGACACCCCGCAACAAATCCAGCAATTGGCCCCGCGGATCCAGGCGCAAGCCGTCGCCAGCCAGATCATGCCACTGGGCAACATCACACAGATGACCCAGCAGGAACGTGACCTGATTGGTGCGTGGATCAACCAGGGAGCCCAGACCAATTAA
- a CDS encoding LysE family translocator codes for MSLETWLLFSGAALVVILIPGPLSLLMISNSLNYGLRRSYPAFLGGVIASICLLSASALGLGALLLASEQLFSALKIVGALYLFYLAWQSWQQSRLPSVGAEVPQAAPVPRFRALFGRAFVLGASNPKDILFFAAFLPQFLSAEQPFLPQLLVMIATWTVLDLLCKLAYGLGAHGAARYLRTGKGQSWFNRISAGLFSGAGAASLLSR; via the coding sequence ATGAGTCTGGAAACCTGGCTGCTGTTCAGCGGCGCTGCGCTGGTGGTGATCCTGATCCCGGGGCCGTTGTCTTTGCTGATGATCAGCAACAGTTTGAATTACGGTTTGCGCCGGTCGTACCCGGCGTTTCTGGGTGGGGTGATTGCCTCGATCTGCTTGCTCAGTGCCTCGGCGCTGGGTCTGGGCGCCCTGTTGCTGGCGTCGGAACAGCTGTTCAGCGCGCTGAAGATTGTCGGCGCGCTGTACCTGTTCTACCTCGCCTGGCAGAGCTGGCAGCAATCCCGCCTGCCATCGGTGGGCGCCGAAGTGCCCCAGGCTGCGCCGGTGCCGCGCTTTCGTGCCCTGTTCGGGCGCGCGTTTGTGCTGGGTGCGAGCAATCCGAAGGACATTCTGTTCTTCGCCGCCTTCCTGCCGCAGTTCTTGAGTGCCGAGCAGCCGTTTTTGCCGCAGTTGCTGGTGATGATTGCGACCTGGACCGTGCTGGATCTGCTGTGCAAGTTGGCGTATGGGCTGGGTGCCCATGGTGCGGCGCGGTATTTGCGCACCGGTAAGGGACAGAGTTGGTTTAACCGGATCAGTGCCGGGTTGTTCAGTGGTGCGGGGGCGGCGTCGTTGTTGAGCCGCTAA
- the uraD gene encoding 2-oxo-4-hydroxy-4-carboxy-5-ureidoimidazoline decarboxylase, protein MSTFQTVKPSSLSRDAFVAAFADIYEHSPWVAEKAFDLGQDASINEIETLHQRMSDILLSADHQSQLALINAHPDLAGKAAVQGQLTEASTNEQAGAGIHQCTAEEFQRFTELNDAYKAKFKFPFIMAVKGSNRHQILAAFETRIHNSQDTEFKCALAEINKIALFRLLTL, encoded by the coding sequence ATGAGCACCTTTCAAACCGTCAAACCATCGAGCCTGAGCCGCGACGCGTTTGTCGCCGCTTTCGCCGATATCTACGAACATTCGCCATGGGTGGCCGAGAAGGCCTTCGACCTGGGCCAGGACGCCTCGATCAACGAGATCGAAACCCTGCACCAGCGCATGAGCGACATATTGTTGAGCGCTGATCACCAAAGCCAACTGGCCCTGATCAACGCTCACCCGGACCTGGCCGGCAAAGCTGCCGTCCAGGGCCAACTGACCGAAGCCAGCACCAATGAACAGGCTGGCGCCGGTATTCACCAATGCACGGCCGAAGAGTTTCAACGCTTCACCGAGCTGAACGACGCCTACAAAGCCAAGTTCAAGTTTCCCTTCATCATGGCGGTAAAAGGCAGCAACCGGCATCAGATCCTCGCGGCGTTCGAAACGCGCATTCACAATTCGCAAGACACCGAGTTCAAATGCGCGCTGGCGGAGATCAACAAGATCGCCCTGTTCCGATTACTGACCCTATAG
- a CDS encoding aminotransferase-like domain-containing protein: MAFSERVSRLKSSLIREILAAAQRPEVMSFAGGLPAEAMLPKVEWADMPPSMGQYGMSEGEPALRETLAAEARALGVPCEASQVLVVSGSQQTLDLAAKLYIDRGTEILLEAPTYLAALQIFQLFGADCITVPLEADGPDLVQLRARLEKHRPAFIYLIPTFQNPSAVRYSEAKRDAVAALLDEFGVTLIEDEPYRELTFDGASATPIVSRLKTASWIYTGTVSKTLLPGLRVGYLIASPDLFPHLLRLKQSADLHTNRVGQWQALQWIGTEKFQQHLSELRDFYRIRRDAFQSALETHFSDLADWNVPQGGLFFWLTLKQPLDTRTLLKTALAADVAFMPGEPFFPDPDNNPGHLRLNFSHIDPARLDEGLKRLAAVVRQAQAAKAA; encoded by the coding sequence ATGGCTTTTTCCGAACGTGTCTCGCGCCTTAAAAGTTCTTTGATCCGTGAAATCCTCGCCGCGGCCCAGCGCCCAGAGGTGATGTCGTTCGCTGGCGGCTTGCCGGCCGAAGCCATGCTGCCGAAAGTCGAATGGGCCGACATGCCGCCGTCCATGGGCCAATACGGCATGAGCGAAGGCGAGCCGGCACTGCGTGAAACCTTGGCGGCTGAGGCGCGGGCGTTGGGCGTACCGTGTGAGGCGAGCCAGGTCTTGGTGGTCAGCGGTTCCCAGCAAACACTCGATCTGGCAGCCAAGCTCTATATCGACAGAGGCACCGAGATCCTGCTGGAAGCGCCGACCTATCTCGCGGCCTTGCAGATTTTCCAGCTGTTCGGCGCCGACTGCATCACCGTGCCTCTGGAAGCCGACGGTCCCGACCTTGTGCAATTGCGCGCACGCCTGGAAAAACACCGTCCGGCGTTTATCTACCTGATCCCGACTTTCCAGAACCCATCTGCGGTGCGCTACAGCGAAGCCAAGCGCGATGCGGTGGCGGCGCTGCTCGATGAGTTCGGCGTCACGCTGATCGAAGACGAACCCTATCGCGAACTGACCTTCGACGGCGCCAGCGCCACGCCGATTGTCAGTCGCTTGAAAACCGCCAGTTGGATCTACACCGGCACCGTATCGAAAACCCTGCTCCCGGGCCTGCGGGTTGGTTATCTGATCGCCAGTCCGGACCTGTTTCCGCATTTGTTGCGGCTCAAGCAATCGGCGGACCTGCACACCAATCGCGTGGGGCAGTGGCAGGCGCTGCAATGGATCGGCACCGAGAAATTCCAGCAGCACCTGAGTGAGTTGCGGGACTTCTATCGGATTCGTCGGGATGCCTTCCAATCGGCACTGGAAACGCATTTTTCCGATCTGGCGGATTGGAACGTGCCGCAAGGCGGGCTGTTTTTCTGGCTGACGCTCAAGCAACCGCTGGATACCCGGACCTTGCTCAAGACAGCCCTGGCGGCGGACGTGGCGTTTATGCCGGGAGAGCCGTTTTTCCCTGATCCGGATAACAATCCCGGCCATTTGCGGCTGAACTTCAGTCACATCGACCCGGCGCGGCTGGATGAAGGGCTCAAGCGGTTGGCAGCGGTGGTGAGACAGGCCCAGGCGGCGAAGGCAGCCTGA
- a CDS encoding MarR family winged helix-turn-helix transcriptional regulator encodes MLDLKNPTTQQHAMEAFFFGYQAFTAKADEMLERRGLSRVHQRIVFFIARYPNLSVKELLALLGVSKQALNIPLRQLLEMHLVNSVASETDKRKRLLELTDDGAKFEQSLRREQVKLLERVFAEAGETAVDGWLAVNKALGQTQALAD; translated from the coding sequence ATGCTTGACCTTAAAAACCCAACGACCCAGCAACACGCCATGGAAGCGTTTTTCTTCGGCTACCAAGCGTTCACCGCCAAGGCTGACGAAATGCTTGAGCGTCGCGGCTTGAGCCGAGTGCATCAGCGCATCGTATTTTTCATCGCCCGCTACCCGAACCTGAGCGTGAAGGAATTGCTGGCGTTGCTCGGCGTGAGCAAGCAGGCGTTGAATATTCCGTTGCGTCAGTTGCTGGAAATGCACTTGGTCAACAGCGTGGCGTCAGAGACGGACAAGCGTAAGCGGCTGCTTGAGCTGACGGACGATGGCGCGAAGTTTGAGCAGTCGCTGCGGCGCGAGCAGGTGAAGTTGCTGGAGCGGGTGTTCGCCGAGGCTGGGGAGACGGCGGTGGATGGGTGGCTGGCGGTGAACAAAGCGTTGGGGCAAACCCAAGCGCTCGCGGACTGA
- a CDS encoding nucleobase:cation symporter-2 family protein yields MSELSEARIPDAPAIQRLPLLQLILVGLQHVLLMYGGAIAVPLIIGQAAGLNREEIAFLINADLLVAGIATIVQSLGIGPMGIRMPVMMGASFAAVGSMVAMAGMPGIGLQGIFGATIAAGFFGMLIAPFMSKVVRFFPPLVTGTVITSIGLSLFPVAVNWAGGGTGAAQFGSPIYLAIAALVLATILLVHRFMRGFWVNISVLIGMCLGYMLCGVIGMVDLSGMAQAPWVQIVTPLHFGMPKFELAPILSMCLVVVIIFVESTGMFLALGKITDREVCPRMLRRGLLCDAAASFFAGFFNTFTHSSFAQNIGLVQMTGVRCRSVTIVAGGLLVVLSLLPKAAFLVASIPPAVLGGAAIAMFGMVAATGIKILQEADIGDRRNQLLVAVSIGMGLIPVVRPEFFAHLPLWMSPITHSGIAMATLSALSLNLLFNILGGKERAAINDCAAHPH; encoded by the coding sequence ATGTCCGAGCTATCCGAAGCGCGCATCCCCGACGCACCCGCCATTCAGCGTTTGCCCCTTTTGCAACTGATCCTGGTCGGTCTGCAACATGTACTGCTGATGTACGGCGGCGCCATCGCGGTTCCGCTGATCATCGGACAGGCCGCTGGCCTGAATCGTGAAGAAATCGCCTTCCTGATCAACGCCGACCTGCTGGTGGCCGGCATCGCCACCATCGTGCAATCCCTGGGCATCGGTCCGATGGGCATTCGCATGCCGGTGATGATGGGCGCCAGTTTCGCCGCGGTCGGCAGTATGGTGGCCATGGCCGGCATGCCTGGGATCGGCTTGCAGGGGATCTTCGGCGCGACCATCGCCGCCGGGTTCTTCGGCATGCTCATCGCGCCGTTCATGTCCAAAGTCGTGCGCTTCTTCCCGCCACTGGTGACCGGCACGGTCATCACCTCGATCGGTTTGTCGCTGTTCCCCGTCGCCGTGAACTGGGCCGGCGGTGGTACCGGCGCCGCTCAATTCGGCTCGCCGATTTACCTGGCCATTGCCGCGTTGGTGCTGGCCACGATTCTGCTGGTCCACCGCTTCATGCGCGGTTTCTGGGTCAATATTTCCGTGCTGATCGGCATGTGCCTGGGCTACATGCTCTGTGGCGTGATCGGCATGGTTGATCTGAGCGGCATGGCCCAGGCACCGTGGGTGCAGATCGTCACTCCGCTGCACTTCGGCATGCCGAAATTCGAACTCGCACCGATCCTGTCGATGTGCCTGGTGGTGGTGATTATCTTCGTCGAGTCCACCGGGATGTTCCTCGCCCTGGGCAAGATCACCGACCGTGAAGTCTGCCCCCGGATGTTGCGTCGCGGTCTGCTGTGTGACGCCGCTGCCTCGTTCTTCGCCGGGTTCTTCAACACCTTCACCCACTCCTCCTTCGCGCAGAACATCGGCCTGGTGCAGATGACCGGCGTGCGCTGCCGCTCGGTGACCATCGTCGCCGGTGGCTTGCTGGTGGTGCTCAGCCTGCTGCCGAAAGCGGCGTTCCTGGTGGCGTCGATTCCCCCGGCGGTCCTCGGCGGCGCGGCGATTGCGATGTTCGGCATGGTCGCGGCGACCGGGATCAAGATCCTGCAAGAAGCCGACATCGGTGACCGTCGCAACCAGTTGCTGGTGGCAGTGAGCATCGGCATGGGCCTGATCCCGGTGGTGCGTCCGGAGTTCTTCGCGCACCTGCCCTTGTGGATGAGCCCGATCACCCACAGCGGCATCGCCATGGCGACCCTGAGTGCCCTGTCCTTGAACCTGCTGTTCAACATTCTCGGTGGTAAAGAGCGCGCAGCCATCAACGACTGCGCCGCCCACCCGCACTGA